Proteins found in one Ananas comosus cultivar F153 unplaced genomic scaffold, ASM154086v1, whole genome shotgun sequence genomic segment:
- the LOC109706159 gene encoding LOW QUALITY PROTEIN: signal recognition particle 54 kDa protein, chloroplastic-like (The sequence of the model RefSeq protein was modified relative to this genomic sequence to represent the inferred CDS: inserted 2 bases in 1 codon) translates to MFGQLTSGLETAWNKLRGVDVLTKENVAEPMRDIRRALLEADVSLPVVRRFVQSVSEQAVGTGLIRGVRPDQQLVKIVHDELVKLMGREVSDLVFSKSGPTVFLLAGLQGVGKTTVCAKLAFYLKKLGKSCMLVAADVYRPAAIDQLKILGDQVGVPVYAEGTGIRPSEIAKCGLEEAKKKKIDVIIVDTAGRLQIDKTMMDELKEVKQAVNPTEVLLVVDAMTGQEAAALVTTFNIEIGITGAILTKLDGDSRGGAALSVKEVSGKPIKLVGRGERMEDLEPFYPDRMAGRILGMGDVLSFVEKAQEVMRQEDAEELQKKIMSAKFDFNDFLKQTRAVAQMGSMSRVIGMIPGMGKITPAQIREAEKSLKIMESMINVMTPEEREKPELLTESPERRXRIASESGKTEQQVSQLIAQLFQMRVRMKNLLGVMEGGSIPALSNLEESLKAEQKAPPYTARRKRRSEPRRQFADSASARPSPLGFGAKN, encoded by the exons ATGTTTTGACAAAGGAGAATGTTGCCGAACCAATGCGAGATATCCGGAGAGCTCTTCTGGAAGCTGAT GTGAGCTTGCCAGTGGTAAGAAGATTTGTACAATCTGTTAGCGAACAGGCTGTCGGCACTGGCCTGATCCGAGGAGTGCGGCCTGACCAACAGTTAGTGAAG ATTGTGCACGACGAACTTGTGAAACTAATGGGTCGAGAAGTGTCTGACTTAGTTTTCTCCAAGTCCGGCCCCACTGTATTCTTATTAGCTGGTCTACAAGGCGTTGGGAAGACTACAGTTTGTGCAAAGCTTGCCTTTTATCTTAAGAAACTG GGGAAGAGCTGCATGCTGGTTGCTGCCGATGTGTATAGGCCTGCTGCTATTGACCAACTCAAAATTTTGGGTGACCAG GTTGGTGTGCCGGTTTATGCTGAAGGAACTGGAATAAGGCCTTCAGAAATTGCGAAGTGTGGTCTGGAAGAggccaaaaagaagaaaattgatgTTATTATTGTGGATACTGCTGGAAGACTGCAG ATTGATAAAACAATGATGGATGAATTAAAAGAAGTAAAGCAGGCTGTGAATCCTACAGAAGTTTTGCTTGTGGTGGATGCAATGACTGGCCAAGAAGCTGCAG CACTGGTCACAACGTTCAATATTGAGATTGGTATCACTGGTGCTATACTGACAAAGTTAGATGGTGACTCTAGAGGTGGAGCAGCTCTGAGTGTTAAAGAG GTGTCTGGAAAGCCAATTAAGCTTGTTGGGCGGGGGGAACGCATGGAGGACCTTGAACCTTTCTATCCTGATCGGATGGCCGGCCGTATATTAGGAATGGGAGATGTTCTTTCTTTTGTGGAGAAAGCACAAGAAGTC ATGCGTCAAGAAGATGCTGAGGAACTACAGAAGAAGATCATGAGTGCCAAGTTCGACTTCAATGATTTCTTGAAGCAAACACGAGCTGTTGCACAAATGGGCTCTATGAGCCGTGTGATTGGAATGATCCCAGGCATGGGCAAG ATTACTCCAGCACAAATTCGTGAAGCGgagaaaagtttgaaaattatgGAATCTATGATTAACGTGATGACACCTG aggaaagagaaaaaccaGAATTATTAACTGAATCGCctgagaggag gagaattgCGAGCGAGTCTGGAAAGACAGAGCAACAG GTGAGCCAACTCATCGCTCAACTTTTCCAAATGCGTGTACGAATGAAGAATCTGTTGGGAGTGATGGAAGGAGGATCCATTCCAGCATTGAGCAATCTCGAGGAGTCGCTTAAAGCTGAGCAAAAG GCACCTCCTTATACTGCTAGGCGGAAGAGGAGATCGGAGCCCCGGAGGCAATTCGCCGATTCAGCATCAGCAAGGCCAAGCCCACTCGGTTTTGGAGCGAAGAATTGA